From a single Clupea harengus chromosome 24, Ch_v2.0.2, whole genome shotgun sequence genomic region:
- the LOC105891063 gene encoding histone H2A-like: MSGRGKTGGKARAKAKTRSSRAGLQFPVGRVHRLLRKGNYAHRVGAGAPVYMAAVLEYLTAEILELAGNAARDNKKSRIIPRHLQLAVRNDEELNKLLGGVTIAQGGVLPNIQAVLLPKKTEKSK, encoded by the coding sequence ATGAGCGGCAGAGGCAAAACCGGAGGAAAGGCCAGGGCTAAGGCCAAGACTCGCTCATCCAGGGCTGGACTCCAGTTCCCCGTGGGTCGAGTTCACAGGCTGCTCCGCAAGGGCAACTATGCCCATCGTGTTGGAGCTGGTGCTCCGGTCTACATGGCTGCCGTGCTCGAGTATCTGACCGCTGAGATCCTGGAGTTGGCCGGCAACGCTGCCCGTGACAACAAGAAGAGTCGTATCATTCCCCGCCATCTGCAGCTGGCTGTGCGTAACGACGAGGAGTTGAACAAACTGCTCGGCGGAGTGACCATCGCTCAGGGTGGTGTGCTGCCCAACATCCAGGCTGTGCTTCTGCCCAAGAAGACCGAGAAGTCTAAATAA
- the LOC116219283 gene encoding histone H4 encodes MSGRGKGGKGLGKGGAKRHRKVLRDNIQGITKPAIRRLARRGGVKRISGLIYEETRGVLKVFLENVIRDAVTYTEHAKRKTVTAMDVVYALKRQGRTLYGFGG; translated from the coding sequence ATGTCTGGCAGAGGAAAAGGAGGCAAGGGACTCGGTAAGGGAGGTGCTAAGCGTCATCGCAAGGTTCTTCGTGATAACATCCAGGGCATTACCAAGCCTGCGATCCGTCGTCTGGCTCGCCGTGGTGGTGTGAAGCGTATCTCCGGCCTCATCTACGAGGAGACTCGTGGTGTGCTGAAGGTGTTTCTGGAGAACGTGATCCGTGATGCCGTCACCTACACCGAGCACGCCAAGAGAAAGACCGTGACCGCCATGGATGTGGTCTATGCTCTGAAGCGTCAGGGCCGCACTCTGTACGGCTTCGGCGGTTAA
- the LOC105906082 gene encoding zona pellucida sperm-binding protein 3-like isoform X1 — protein MWKCLGLLRCAFTAVFLMPFFVSAYPREWQLASLPQKGTPSSHPSPSKHQVTKDETERRPETETVRVTCHPDYMEIDIDADLLELGFPVDVDDVRLGKSEQPGEACKAVHTEPEKYMIAAALTDCGTEHSITEDYLIYSNTLEYAPSPSPDGVVRTRAASFPVQCYYRRKFDLSSFPVMPTWIPFMSTRADEGQLDFSLQLMTDDWAFKRASNQYHLGDVINIEASIKQFSHNPMRVFVDHCVATLTPDASSVPRYAFIEHDGCMMDSFLTGSTSRFLPRVQHNKLHIQLDAFRFYEEESAELYITCLLRVKPVGAEPMSRACSFIDNRWQSADDEDRLCDGCVSMGGPAQSVPSNQQSSSTFQSSAARHKKNSPTFQSSAAGHHGSSEVSSQRGQLKPRSGASSGSNLVESSKGWEKEERIGPIVVLKKNKRPLSAPDAIQGPPPVLAGELSSRLLLGETEMAAPAKLGPKGYAPVTNNGLPKEFKPVDEDLPKSPDAKAQTQKSSSAAISVDAITDAPVTKVTSLPAEGASTTPAALKATPEFEFKGLAKDDTMADPKLDFAMVSSTEALELSSDEEEDDL, from the exons ATGTGGAAGTGCTTAGGTTTGTTACGGTGTGCATTCACCGCCGTCTTTTTGATGCCGTTTTTCGTGTCGGCTTATCCGCGAGAATGGCAGTTGGCTTCCTTGCCTCAGAAAGGCACACCATCTTCGCACCCATCTCCTAGCAAACACCAGGTGACCAAGGACGAGACTGAACGTCGACCGGAAACCGAAACTGTAAGGGTAACGTGCCACCCTGACTACATGGAGATTGATATTGACGCTGATCTGCTGGAATTGGGCTTCCCGGTTGACGTAGATGACGTAAGACTGGGCAAGAGCGAGCAGCCCGGCGAGGCTTGCAAGGCCGTTCACACAGAGCCTGAGAAATACATGATCGCTGCAGCACTAACTGACTGCGGCACAGAGCACTCG ATCACAGAAGACTACCtgatctacagcaatacccttgAGTACGCTCCTAGCCCCTCCCCAGACGGCGTGGTCCGGACACGAGCGGCGTCCTTTCCCGTTCAGTGCTACTACAGGAg GAAATTTGACCTGAGCAGCTTTCCTGTGATGCCCACCTGGATCCCCTTCATGTCTACTCGTGCCGACGAGGGCCAACTCGACTTCTCACTCCAACTCATGACTG ATGACTGGGCTTTTAAAAGGGCATCTAATCAATACCACCTGGGTGACGTCATCAACATTGAGGCTTCAATCAAGCAGTTCAGCCACAACCCCATGCGGGTGTTTGTGGACCACTGTGTTGCTACGTTGACCCCTGACGCCAGTTCCGTTCCCCGATACGCCTTCATTGAGCACGATGG CTGTATGATGGACAGCTTCCTGACGGGCTCCACATCCAGGTTTCTTCCCCGTGTCCAGCATAACAAGCTCCACATCCAGTTGGATGCTTTCAGATTTTACGAAGAGGAGAGTGCTGAG CTGTACATCACCTGTCTGTTGAGGGTGAAGCCTGTTGGGGCGGAGCCTATGAGTCGTGCATGCTCCTTCATCGACAACAG atggcagtctgcAGATGATGAGGACAGGCTCTGTGATGGCTGTGTCTCGATGGGTGGACCTGCCCAGTCTGTTCCATCCAATCAGCAAAGCTCCTCAACGTTCCAGAGTTCTGCTGCTCGTCATAAGAAAAACTCCCCAACGTTCCAGAGTTCTGCTGCTGGTCACCATGGAAGCTCGGAAGTCTCCTCCCAACGTGGACAGCTCAAACCCAGGTCTGGGGCTTCATCGGGGAGTAACCTGGTAGAGTCCAGTAAAG GTtgggaaaaagaggaaagaattGGTCCGATCGTTGTGCTCAAGAAGAACAAGAGGCCACTGTCAGCCCCTGATGCAATTCAAGGCCCTCCACCAGTCTTGGCAGGTGAGCTGAGCTCCAGACTGCTTCTGGGAG AAACTGAGATGGCCGCCCCTGCCAAACTAGGACCAAAAGGGTATGCTCCTGTGACCAACAACGGACTCCCTAAGGAATTCAAGCCAG TTGATGAGGATTTGCCCAAAAGCCCAGACGCAAAAGCCCAGACGCAGAAATCTTCTTCAGCAGCCATTAGTGTAGATGCTATCACCGACGCCCCGGTGACCAAGGTGACCTCCCTGCCAGCAGAGGGAGCCAGCACCACTCCTGCTGCACTGAAGGCCACTCCTGAGTTTGAATTCAAGGGTCTGGCAAAGGATGACACAATGGCTGACCCGAAGCTTGACTTTGCCATGGTTTCATCCACAGAGGCTCTGGAATTGTCaagtgatgaagaggaagatgaccTCTAG
- the LOC105891062 gene encoding histone H2A-like, whose product MSGRGKTGGKARAKAKTRSSRAGLQFPVGRVHRLLRKGNYAHRVGAGAPVYMAAVLEYLTAEILELAGNAARDNKKSRIIPRHLQLAVRNDEELNKLLGGVTIAQGGVLPNIQAVLLPKKTEKSK is encoded by the coding sequence ATGAGCGGCAGAGGCAAAACCGGAGGAAAGGCTAGGGCTAAGGCCAAGACTCGGTCCTCCAGGGCTGGACTCCAGTTCCCCGTGGGTCGTGTTCACAGGCTGCTCCGCAAGGGCAACTATGCCCATCGTGTTGGAGCTGGCGCTCCGGTCTACATGGCTGCCGTGCTCGAGTATCTGACCGCTGAGATCCTGGAGTTGGCCGGCAACGCTGCCCGTGACAACAAGAAGAGTCGTATCATTCCCCGCCATCTGCAGCTGGCTGTGCGTAACGACGAGGAGTTGAACAAACTGCTCGGCGGAGTGACCATCGCTCAGGGTGGTGTGTTGCCCAACATCCAGGCTGTGCTTCTGCCCAAGAAGACCGAGAAATCCAAGTAA
- the LOC116219285 gene encoding histone H4, with protein MSGRGKGGKGLGKGGAKRHRKVLRDNIQGITKPAIRRLARRGGVKRISGLIYEETRGVLKVFLENVIRDAVTYTEHAKRKTVTAMDVVYALKRQGRTLYGFGG; from the coding sequence ATGTCTGGCAGAGGAAAGGGAGGCAAGGGACTCGGTAAAGGAGGTGCTAAGCGTCATCGCAAGGTTCTCCGTGATAACATCCAGGGAATCACAAAGCCCGCTATCCGTCGCCTGGCTCGCCGTGGTGGTGTGAAGCGTATATCCGGCCTCATCTACGAGGAGACTCGTGGTGTGCTGAAGGTTTTCCTGGAGAACGTGATCCGTGATGCCGTCACCTACACCGAGCACGCCAAGAGAAAGACCGTGACCGCCATGGATGTGGTCTATGCTCTGAAGCGTCAGGGTCGCACTCTGTACGGCTTCGGCGGTTAA
- the LOC105906082 gene encoding zona pellucida sperm-binding protein 3-like isoform X3 → MWKCLGLLRCAFTAVFLMPFFVSAYPREWQLASLPQKGTPSSHPSPSKHQVTKDETERRPETETVRVTCHPDYMEIDIDADLLELGFPVDVDDVRLGKSEQPGEACKAVHTEPEKYMIAAALTDCGTEHSITEDYLIYSNTLEYAPSPSPDGVVRTRAASFPVQCYYRRKFDLSSFPVMPTWIPFMSTRADEGQLDFSLQLMTDDWAFKRASNQYHLGDVINIEASIKQFSHNPMRVFVDHCVATLTPDASSVPRYAFIEHDGCMMDSFLTGSTSRFLPRVQHNKLHIQLDAFRFYEEESAELYITCLLRVKPVGAEPMSRACSFIDNRWQSADDEDRLCDGCVSMGGPAQSVPSNQQSSSTFQSSAARHHGSSEVSSQRGQLKPRSGASSGSNLVESSKGWEKEERIGPIVVLKKNKRPLSAPDAIQGPPPVLAGELSSRLLLGETEMAAPAKLGPKGYAPVTNNGLPKEFKPVDEDLPKSPDAKAQTQKSSSAAISVDAITDAPVTKVTSLPAEGASTTPAALKATPEFEFKGLAKDDTMADPKLDFAMVSSTEALELSSDEEEDDL, encoded by the exons ATGTGGAAGTGCTTAGGTTTGTTACGGTGTGCATTCACCGCCGTCTTTTTGATGCCGTTTTTCGTGTCGGCTTATCCGCGAGAATGGCAGTTGGCTTCCTTGCCTCAGAAAGGCACACCATCTTCGCACCCATCTCCTAGCAAACACCAGGTGACCAAGGACGAGACTGAACGTCGACCGGAAACCGAAACTGTAAGGGTAACGTGCCACCCTGACTACATGGAGATTGATATTGACGCTGATCTGCTGGAATTGGGCTTCCCGGTTGACGTAGATGACGTAAGACTGGGCAAGAGCGAGCAGCCCGGCGAGGCTTGCAAGGCCGTTCACACAGAGCCTGAGAAATACATGATCGCTGCAGCACTAACTGACTGCGGCACAGAGCACTCG ATCACAGAAGACTACCtgatctacagcaatacccttgAGTACGCTCCTAGCCCCTCCCCAGACGGCGTGGTCCGGACACGAGCGGCGTCCTTTCCCGTTCAGTGCTACTACAGGAg GAAATTTGACCTGAGCAGCTTTCCTGTGATGCCCACCTGGATCCCCTTCATGTCTACTCGTGCCGACGAGGGCCAACTCGACTTCTCACTCCAACTCATGACTG ATGACTGGGCTTTTAAAAGGGCATCTAATCAATACCACCTGGGTGACGTCATCAACATTGAGGCTTCAATCAAGCAGTTCAGCCACAACCCCATGCGGGTGTTTGTGGACCACTGTGTTGCTACGTTGACCCCTGACGCCAGTTCCGTTCCCCGATACGCCTTCATTGAGCACGATGG CTGTATGATGGACAGCTTCCTGACGGGCTCCACATCCAGGTTTCTTCCCCGTGTCCAGCATAACAAGCTCCACATCCAGTTGGATGCTTTCAGATTTTACGAAGAGGAGAGTGCTGAG CTGTACATCACCTGTCTGTTGAGGGTGAAGCCTGTTGGGGCGGAGCCTATGAGTCGTGCATGCTCCTTCATCGACAACAG atggcagtctgcAGATGATGAGGACAGGCTCTGTGATGGCTGTGTCTCGATGGGTGGACCTGCCCAGTCTGTTCCATCCAATCAGCAAAGCTCCTCAACGTTCCAGAGTTCTGCTGCTC GTCACCATGGAAGCTCGGAAGTCTCCTCCCAACGTGGACAGCTCAAACCCAGGTCTGGGGCTTCATCGGGGAGTAACCTGGTAGAGTCCAGTAAAG GTtgggaaaaagaggaaagaattGGTCCGATCGTTGTGCTCAAGAAGAACAAGAGGCCACTGTCAGCCCCTGATGCAATTCAAGGCCCTCCACCAGTCTTGGCAGGTGAGCTGAGCTCCAGACTGCTTCTGGGAG AAACTGAGATGGCCGCCCCTGCCAAACTAGGACCAAAAGGGTATGCTCCTGTGACCAACAACGGACTCCCTAAGGAATTCAAGCCAG TTGATGAGGATTTGCCCAAAAGCCCAGACGCAAAAGCCCAGACGCAGAAATCTTCTTCAGCAGCCATTAGTGTAGATGCTATCACCGACGCCCCGGTGACCAAGGTGACCTCCCTGCCAGCAGAGGGAGCCAGCACCACTCCTGCTGCACTGAAGGCCACTCCTGAGTTTGAATTCAAGGGTCTGGCAAAGGATGACACAATGGCTGACCCGAAGCTTGACTTTGCCATGGTTTCATCCACAGAGGCTCTGGAATTGTCaagtgatgaagaggaagatgaccTCTAG
- the LOC105891061 gene encoding histone H1-like produces the protein MAEAAPAPAAAPAKAPKKKAAPRPKRTGPSVGELIVKAISASKEKKGVSLAALKKALAAGGYDVEKNNARVKVAIKSLVTKETLVQTKGTGASGSFKLNKKQAEEKKKPVKKVAPKAKKPAAKKPVAAKKPKKAVAKKPVAAKKSPKKAKKPATPKKVTKSPKKAQKPVTPKKAAKSPKKVKAAKPKAAKPKAAKPKAATPKAAKPKRAAPKKK, from the coding sequence ATGGCAGAAGCTGCTCCAGCCCCCGCTGCTGCCCCTGCAAAGGCCCCCAAGAAGAAAGCAGCACCCCGACCCAAGAGAACTGGACCGAGTGTTGGCGAACTCATCGTCAAAGCTATTTCTGCATctaaggagaagaaaggagtttCTTTGGCTGCGCTTAAGAAGGCTTTGGCGGCTGGTGGATACGACGTGGAAAAGAACAACGCTCGTGTGAAGGTAGCCATCAAGAGTCTTGTTACTAAGGAAACGCTGGTTCAGACTAAGGGAACTGGCGCCTCTGGCTCCTTCAAGCTGAACAAGAAAcaggcagaggagaagaagaagcccGTTAAGAAGGTAGCACCCAAAGCCAAGAAGCCAGCGGCGAAGAAACCGGTTGCTGCAAAGAAGCCCAAGAAGGCAGTGGCTAAGAAGCCGGTGGCCGCCAAGAAGTCTCCGAAGAAGGCGAAGAAACCCGCCACACCTAAGAAGGTAACAAAGAGTCCTAAGAAGGCCCAAAAGCCCGTCACACCTAAGAAGGCAGCAAAAAGCCCCAAGAAAGTCAAGGCAGCCAAGCCTAAGGCGGCAAAGCCTAAAGCTGCTAAACCCAAAGCGGCAACCCCTAAAGCTGCTAAACCTAAAAGGGCTGCGCCTAAGAAGAAGTAA
- the LOC105891064 gene encoding histone H2B 1/2-like, whose translation MPEPAKPAPKKGSKKAVTKAAGKGGKKRRKTRKESYAIYVYKVLKQVHPDTGISSKAMGIMNSFVNDIFERIAGESSRLAHYNKRSTITSREIQTAVRLLLPGELAKHAVSEGTKAVTKYTSSK comes from the coding sequence ATGCCAGAACCAGCTAAGCCAGCACCCAAGAAGGGATCCAAGAAAGCAGTGACAAAGGCTGCAGGGAAAGGAGGCAAGAAGCGCCGAAAGACCAGGAAGGAGAGCTATGCCATCTACGTGTACAAGGTGCTGAAGCAGGTCCACCCCGATACCGGTATCTCCTCTAAGGCGATGGGCATCATGAACTCTTTCGTGAACGACATCTTCGAGCGCATCGCTGGGGAGTCTTCCCGCCTGGCTCATTACAACAAGAGgtccaccatcacctccaggGAGATCCAGACCGCAGTGCGTCTGCTTCTGCCCGGTGAACTGGCCAAGCACGCCGTGTCCGAGGGAACCAAGGCCGTCACCAAGTACACCAGCTCCAAGTAA
- the LOC116219265 gene encoding histone H3 translates to MARTKQTARKSTGGKAPRKQLATKAARKSAPATGGVKKPHRYRPGTVALREIRRYQKSTELLIRKLPFQRLVREIAQDFKTDLRFQSSAVMALQEASEAYLVGLFEDTNLCAIHAKRVTIMPKDIQLARRIRGERA, encoded by the coding sequence ATGGCAAGGACAAAGCAAACTGCTCGCAAATCCACTGGAGGTAAAGCTCCGAGGAAGCAGCTCGCCACCAAGGCTGCGCGTAAAAGCGCACCAGCCACCGGTGGCGTGAAGAAGCCACATCGTTACAGGCCTGGTACCGTGGCTCTGAGAGAGATCCGCCGTTACCAGAAGTCCACTGAGCTGCTGATCCGCAAGCTGCCCTTCCAGCGTCTGGTCAGAGAGATCGCTCAGGACTTCAAGACCGACCTGCGCTTCCAGAGCTCTGCCGTCATGGCTCTTCAGGAGGCCAGCGAGGCTTACCTGGTCGGTCTGTTCGAGGACACCAACCTGTGCGCCATCCACGCCAAGAGAGTCACCATTATGCCCAAGGACATCCAGCTGGCTCGTCGCATCCGTGGGGAGCGTGCTTAA
- the LOC116219273 gene encoding histone H2B 1/2-like: MVEPAKPAPKKGSKKAVTKAPGKGGKKRRKTRKESYAIYVYKVLKQVHPDTGISSKAMGIMNSFVNDIFERIAGESSRLAHYNKRSTITSREIQTAVRLLLPGELAKHAVSEGTKAVTKYTSSK; encoded by the coding sequence ATGGTTGAGCCAGCAAAGCCAGCACCCAAGAAGGGATCCAAGAAAGCAGTGACAAAAGCTCCAGGAAAAGGAGGCAAGAAGCGCAGAAAGACCAGGAAGGAGAGCTATGCCATCTACGTGTACAAGGTGCTGAAGCAGGTCCACCCCGATACCGGTATCTCCTCCAAGGCGATGGGCATCATGAACTCTTTCGTGAATGACATCTTCGAGCGCATCGCTGGGGAGTCTTCCCGCCTGGCTCACTACAACAAGCGttccaccatcacctccaggGAGATCCAGACCGCAGTGCGTCTGCTTCTGCCCGGTGAACTGGCCAAGCACGCCGTGTCTGAGGGAACCAAGGCCGTCACCAAATACACCAGCTCCAAGTAG
- the LOC105906082 gene encoding zona pellucida sperm-binding protein 3-like isoform X2 — MWKCLGLLRCAFTAVFLMPFFVSAYPREWQLASLPQKGTPSSHPSPSKHQVTKDETERRPETETVRVTCHPDYMEIDIDADLLELGFPVDVDDVRLGKSEQPGEACKAVHTEPEKYMIAAALTDCGTEHSITEDYLIYSNTLEYAPSPSPDGVVRTRAASFPVQCYYRRKFDLSSFPVMPTWIPFMSTRADEGQLDFSLQLMTDDWAFKRASNQYHLGDVINIEASIKQFSHNPMRVFVDHCVATLTPDASSVPRYAFIEHDGCMMDSFLTGSTSRFLPRVQHNKLHIQLDAFRFYEEESAELYITCLLRVKPVGAEPMSRACSFIDNRWQSADDEDRLCDGCVSMGGPAQSVPSNQQSSSTFQSSAARHKKNSPTFQSSAAGHHGSSEVSSQRGQLKPRSGASSGSNLVESSKGWEKEERIGPIVVLKKNKRPLSAPDAIQGPPPVLAETEMAAPAKLGPKGYAPVTNNGLPKEFKPVDEDLPKSPDAKAQTQKSSSAAISVDAITDAPVTKVTSLPAEGASTTPAALKATPEFEFKGLAKDDTMADPKLDFAMVSSTEALELSSDEEEDDL, encoded by the exons ATGTGGAAGTGCTTAGGTTTGTTACGGTGTGCATTCACCGCCGTCTTTTTGATGCCGTTTTTCGTGTCGGCTTATCCGCGAGAATGGCAGTTGGCTTCCTTGCCTCAGAAAGGCACACCATCTTCGCACCCATCTCCTAGCAAACACCAGGTGACCAAGGACGAGACTGAACGTCGACCGGAAACCGAAACTGTAAGGGTAACGTGCCACCCTGACTACATGGAGATTGATATTGACGCTGATCTGCTGGAATTGGGCTTCCCGGTTGACGTAGATGACGTAAGACTGGGCAAGAGCGAGCAGCCCGGCGAGGCTTGCAAGGCCGTTCACACAGAGCCTGAGAAATACATGATCGCTGCAGCACTAACTGACTGCGGCACAGAGCACTCG ATCACAGAAGACTACCtgatctacagcaatacccttgAGTACGCTCCTAGCCCCTCCCCAGACGGCGTGGTCCGGACACGAGCGGCGTCCTTTCCCGTTCAGTGCTACTACAGGAg GAAATTTGACCTGAGCAGCTTTCCTGTGATGCCCACCTGGATCCCCTTCATGTCTACTCGTGCCGACGAGGGCCAACTCGACTTCTCACTCCAACTCATGACTG ATGACTGGGCTTTTAAAAGGGCATCTAATCAATACCACCTGGGTGACGTCATCAACATTGAGGCTTCAATCAAGCAGTTCAGCCACAACCCCATGCGGGTGTTTGTGGACCACTGTGTTGCTACGTTGACCCCTGACGCCAGTTCCGTTCCCCGATACGCCTTCATTGAGCACGATGG CTGTATGATGGACAGCTTCCTGACGGGCTCCACATCCAGGTTTCTTCCCCGTGTCCAGCATAACAAGCTCCACATCCAGTTGGATGCTTTCAGATTTTACGAAGAGGAGAGTGCTGAG CTGTACATCACCTGTCTGTTGAGGGTGAAGCCTGTTGGGGCGGAGCCTATGAGTCGTGCATGCTCCTTCATCGACAACAG atggcagtctgcAGATGATGAGGACAGGCTCTGTGATGGCTGTGTCTCGATGGGTGGACCTGCCCAGTCTGTTCCATCCAATCAGCAAAGCTCCTCAACGTTCCAGAGTTCTGCTGCTCGTCATAAGAAAAACTCCCCAACGTTCCAGAGTTCTGCTGCTGGTCACCATGGAAGCTCGGAAGTCTCCTCCCAACGTGGACAGCTCAAACCCAGGTCTGGGGCTTCATCGGGGAGTAACCTGGTAGAGTCCAGTAAAG GTtgggaaaaagaggaaagaattGGTCCGATCGTTGTGCTCAAGAAGAACAAGAGGCCACTGTCAGCCCCTGATGCAATTCAAGGCCCTCCACCAGTCTTGGCAG AAACTGAGATGGCCGCCCCTGCCAAACTAGGACCAAAAGGGTATGCTCCTGTGACCAACAACGGACTCCCTAAGGAATTCAAGCCAG TTGATGAGGATTTGCCCAAAAGCCCAGACGCAAAAGCCCAGACGCAGAAATCTTCTTCAGCAGCCATTAGTGTAGATGCTATCACCGACGCCCCGGTGACCAAGGTGACCTCCCTGCCAGCAGAGGGAGCCAGCACCACTCCTGCTGCACTGAAGGCCACTCCTGAGTTTGAATTCAAGGGTCTGGCAAAGGATGACACAATGGCTGACCCGAAGCTTGACTTTGCCATGGTTTCATCCACAGAGGCTCTGGAATTGTCaagtgatgaagaggaagatgaccTCTAG